In Bifidobacterium actinocoloniiforme DSM 22766, a genomic segment contains:
- a CDS encoding glutamate ABC transporter substrate-binding protein, translating into MSSTVWKLSARGRAVAKALLAALCALACVFSLTACGSDKEEGKIRIGIKFDQPGLGFKKSGTYVGFDVDVAKYIAKKLGYSEDDIIWKEAPSKQREAMLQNGDVDMILATYSITDERKKAVSFAGPYFVAGQDLMVRTGETGIKGPQDLNGKRLCSVTGSTSAVTVKERFASQVQLMEQPGYAECATALFSGIVDAVTTDDIILAGLASSARGRLQLVGKPFTQEYYGVGIKKGDKALATKINAALSEMIANGSWQRALEENTRGAHFKPDLKYNPPRPKEGE; encoded by the coding sequence ATGAGCAGTACGGTATGGAAGCTCAGCGCGCGCGGGCGGGCGGTGGCGAAAGCCCTGCTAGCGGCCTTGTGCGCCCTCGCTTGCGTCTTCTCCCTGACGGCCTGCGGGTCGGACAAGGAGGAGGGCAAGATTCGGATAGGCATCAAGTTCGACCAGCCGGGCCTGGGCTTCAAGAAGTCCGGCACCTATGTGGGCTTCGACGTGGACGTGGCCAAGTACATCGCCAAGAAGCTCGGCTACAGCGAGGACGACATCATCTGGAAGGAGGCCCCCTCCAAGCAGAGGGAGGCCATGCTTCAGAACGGCGACGTGGACATGATCCTGGCCACGTACTCAATCACTGACGAGCGCAAGAAGGCCGTCTCCTTCGCCGGCCCCTACTTTGTGGCGGGCCAGGACCTGATGGTGCGCACCGGTGAGACCGGCATCAAAGGGCCCCAGGACCTGAACGGTAAGCGCCTGTGCTCGGTGACCGGCTCCACTTCGGCGGTCACAGTCAAGGAGCGGTTCGCCTCCCAGGTGCAGCTGATGGAGCAGCCTGGCTACGCCGAGTGCGCCACCGCCCTCTTCTCCGGCATCGTGGACGCGGTCACTACCGACGACATCATCCTGGCGGGCCTGGCATCGTCGGCCCGCGGCCGTCTGCAGCTGGTCGGCAAACCCTTCACCCAGGAGTATTACGGGGTGGGCATCAAGAAGGGCGACAAGGCCTTGGCTACCAAAATCAACGCCGCCCTGAGCGAGATGATCGCCAACGGTTCCTGGCAGCGTGCCCTGGAGGAGAATACCCGGGGCGCGCACTTCAAGCCGGACCTTAAATACAACCCTCCAAGGCCGAAGGAGGGCGAGTAA
- a CDS encoding amino acid ABC transporter permease, translated as MGAIIQLFSEYDIPGAFLVNIELTLWSALFSLILGIILVIMRIAPVSSLRKVASGYVEFFQNMPLTIIMVFMVLGAFAQLKLSFSDKFSVNFFWLAVVGLSLYTAAFVCESLRSGINTVPLGQAEAARALGLSFTQSATQVIMPQAFRGSVAPLGNTFIALLKNSTVAAAASVATESSSLMSEMIEFHANSIVAIFLIFALGYVILVLPVGALTTFLSNKLAVRR; from the coding sequence ATGGGAGCCATCATCCAACTCTTCAGCGAGTACGACATCCCAGGAGCCTTCCTGGTCAACATCGAGCTGACCCTGTGGTCCGCCCTCTTCTCCCTGATCCTAGGCATCATCCTGGTCATCATGCGCATAGCCCCGGTCTCCTCGCTTAGGAAGGTGGCTTCGGGCTATGTGGAGTTCTTCCAGAACATGCCTCTGACCATCATCATGGTGTTCATGGTCCTTGGGGCCTTCGCACAGCTCAAGCTGAGTTTCTCGGACAAGTTCTCGGTCAACTTCTTCTGGCTGGCGGTTGTTGGCCTTTCCTTGTACACGGCGGCTTTCGTCTGCGAGTCCCTGCGCTCAGGCATCAACACGGTGCCCTTGGGCCAGGCTGAGGCGGCTCGGGCCTTGGGTCTGAGTTTCACCCAGTCGGCCACCCAGGTGATCATGCCCCAGGCTTTCCGTGGATCGGTGGCGCCCTTGGGCAACACTTTCATCGCCCTGCTCAAGAACTCGACCGTCGCGGCCGCCGCCTCCGTGGCCACTGAATCCTCCTCCCTGATGAGCGAAATGATTGAATTCCATGCCAACTCGATCGTCGCCATCTTCCTGATTTTCGCCCTGGGATACGTAATCCTGGTCCTGCCGGTCGGGGCCTTGACCACCTTCTTATCCAACAAGCTAGCCGTCAGGAGGTGA
- a CDS encoding amino acid ABC transporter ATP-binding protein, whose product MSESNTQQTAAGLAPVQAVQADSEGARPLVELAHVEKHYGRLHVLKDINLQVCQGEVLVVVGPSGSGKSTMCRTINRLESIDSGVIRIDGELLPEEGKDLARLRAEVGMVFQSFNLFANKTILENVTLAPIKVRHMARKDAEDYAMDLLARVGVQSQASKMPSQLSGGQQQRVAIARALAMKPKIMLFDEPTSALDPEMVNEVLDVMIELAQEGMTMICVTHEMGFARKAADRIVFMADGRILEEGKPDEFFDHPQSERAQEFLSKILTH is encoded by the coding sequence ATGAGCGAATCCAATACACAGCAAACGGCGGCGGGGCTTGCGCCCGTTCAAGCCGTGCAGGCGGACTCCGAGGGCGCTCGGCCGCTGGTGGAGCTGGCCCATGTCGAGAAGCACTACGGCCGCCTCCATGTTCTGAAAGACATCAACCTGCAGGTCTGCCAGGGCGAGGTCCTTGTCGTGGTCGGCCCCTCCGGATCCGGCAAATCAACCATGTGCCGCACAATCAACAGGCTGGAATCCATCGACTCGGGAGTCATCCGGATCGATGGCGAACTCCTGCCTGAGGAAGGCAAGGACCTGGCCCGACTGCGGGCCGAGGTGGGCATGGTCTTCCAGTCCTTTAACCTCTTTGCGAATAAGACCATACTGGAGAACGTGACCCTGGCGCCGATCAAGGTGCGGCACATGGCCCGCAAGGACGCCGAGGACTATGCCATGGACCTTCTGGCTCGCGTGGGCGTGCAGTCCCAGGCTTCCAAGATGCCCTCCCAGCTCTCCGGCGGCCAGCAGCAGCGCGTCGCCATCGCTCGCGCCTTGGCCATGAAACCGAAGATCATGCTCTTCGACGAGCCGACCTCGGCCCTCGACCCGGAGATGGTCAACGAGGTCCTGGACGTGATGATCGAGCTGGCCCAGGAGGGCATGACGATGATTTGCGTCACACACGAGATGGGCTTCGCCCGCAAGGCAGCCGACAGGATCGTCTTTATGGCGGATGGGCGCATCCTGGAAGAAGGCAAGCCTGACGAATTCTTCGACCACCCCCAGAGCGAGCGGGCCCAGGAATTCCTCTCCAAGATCCTGACCCACTGA
- the hisS gene encoding histidine--tRNA ligase, which produces MAKGASLSGFPEWLPSQRVVEQTMIDTLRHVFELNGFVGIETRAVEPGSSLLKKGDTSKEIYLLSRLQEVGHEDGKPVEDRLGLHFDLTVPLSRYVLEHSGDLTFPFKRWQIQKVWRGERPQEGRFREFVQADIDVIGNGELPDHYEVELPLVMVSALEALRPYGCPKATVHANNRKLSEGFYRGLGLTDIEGVLREIDKLDKIGPDEVCKLLVSQCGASQAQATACLELAGLTADDGEELRDGFDRLCSSHGIEEDSQSYALARQGLDTLAMIVDEAARIRPGAVVADLKIARGLDYYTGSVYETFLEGAESLGSICSGGRYDNLASQGSRVYPGVGLSIGLSRLLSYMLSQAGAHASRVSPAAVLVAVWNEDDRSRSNHIADALRQRGIAADVAPTAAKIGKQIKYADHLGIPYVWFPAQPGDEADGDQVKNIVTGSQEPAQVVSWTPDSLFSQQSVQSLSDAD; this is translated from the coding sequence ATGGCTAAAGGCGCATCATTATCCGGATTTCCCGAGTGGCTCCCCTCCCAGCGGGTGGTGGAGCAGACCATGATTGACACGCTACGGCATGTCTTCGAGCTCAACGGCTTCGTGGGCATCGAGACCAGGGCGGTCGAACCCGGCTCCTCCTTGCTCAAAAAAGGCGATACCAGCAAGGAGATATATCTGCTGAGCCGTTTGCAGGAGGTGGGGCACGAGGACGGTAAGCCGGTCGAGGACCGTTTGGGGCTCCACTTCGACCTGACCGTGCCCCTGTCTCGCTACGTGCTGGAGCATTCGGGGGATTTGACCTTCCCCTTCAAGCGCTGGCAGATTCAAAAGGTATGGCGTGGTGAGCGGCCCCAGGAAGGTCGTTTCCGTGAGTTCGTCCAGGCCGACATCGACGTGATCGGCAATGGGGAGCTGCCTGACCACTACGAGGTGGAACTGCCCTTGGTGATGGTCTCCGCCCTCGAGGCGCTCCGCCCCTACGGCTGCCCCAAGGCCACGGTGCACGCCAACAATCGCAAGCTCTCAGAAGGCTTCTACCGAGGCTTGGGCCTGACCGACATCGAGGGCGTCCTGCGCGAGATCGACAAGCTTGACAAGATCGGCCCTGATGAGGTCTGCAAGCTCCTGGTCTCCCAGTGCGGGGCCAGCCAGGCCCAGGCTACCGCTTGCCTGGAGCTGGCCGGGCTGACCGCCGACGACGGCGAGGAGCTCAGGGATGGATTCGACCGCCTATGCTCCAGCCACGGCATCGAGGAGGACAGCCAGTCGTACGCTCTGGCCCGGCAGGGGCTGGACACCCTGGCCATGATTGTGGACGAAGCGGCTCGAATCCGCCCCGGGGCCGTCGTCGCTGACCTTAAAATCGCCCGCGGCCTGGACTACTACACCGGCTCGGTCTATGAGACCTTCCTGGAGGGTGCCGAATCCTTGGGCTCCATCTGCTCAGGCGGCCGCTACGACAACCTGGCCTCCCAAGGTTCGCGCGTCTACCCGGGCGTAGGCCTGTCGATAGGACTGTCCCGTCTCCTGTCCTACATGCTCTCCCAAGCCGGGGCCCATGCGTCACGGGTGTCCCCGGCGGCGGTCCTGGTGGCGGTCTGGAATGAGGATGACCGCTCCCGCAGCAATCACATAGCAGACGCCCTGCGCCAGCGGGGGATCGCAGCCGATGTGGCCCCTACCGCCGCCAAGATCGGCAAGCAGATCAAATACGCCGATCATCTGGGCATCCCCTACGTCTGGTTCCCGGCCCAGCCCGGTGACGAAGCTGACGGGGACCAGGTCAAGAACATCGTCACTGGCAGTCAGGAGCCCGCGCAAGTCGTGTCGTGGACGCCGGATAGCCTGTTTTCCCAGCAGAGCGTGCAATCACTGTCTGACGCAGACTGA
- a CDS encoding amino acid ABC transporter permease has translation MAKLNNESSLLFDQPGPKGLRKIKIVNWIAAVVFALIVVLILLRLHNPPDGENQLAWDLWKPALDTEAWTDFYLPGLWLTIKASIVAVIGSVVFGFLFGIGRLLPSVIVRAVSGVVVEFCRAVPVLMLMIFFWRWFAFSGVSEASYWAVVLALILYNGSVVAELVRSGVGNLPGGQREACLALGLTQTQSLMQVEVPQAVYAMLPAAVTQLVVVLKDTALGSIIMYTDLLQESRRLGSMHFNILQTLVVAAVIYFVACSFLSKLARILPERMQKRTAAPAAPVDVEPVPPLAIMDASNVNQIAVAKEVDQDRFGGAPLQHHVHHRGTNASIRHWRETRYMQGYDDTHLESQAEAKAHGITDFLRSKLSRQEGAGQRDSSQHGENHDDEGPSGQDDGGKR, from the coding sequence TTGGCCAAGTTAAATAATGAAAGCTCCCTCCTGTTCGACCAACCAGGGCCCAAGGGCTTGCGCAAGATTAAAATCGTCAACTGGATCGCGGCCGTGGTTTTCGCCTTGATCGTCGTTCTGATTCTCTTGCGCCTGCACAATCCGCCGGATGGCGAGAACCAGCTCGCATGGGACCTGTGGAAGCCTGCCTTGGACACCGAAGCCTGGACCGACTTCTACCTGCCTGGTCTCTGGCTGACCATCAAAGCCTCGATCGTGGCGGTGATCGGCTCGGTCGTTTTCGGCTTTCTCTTCGGCATCGGCCGCCTCCTGCCCTCTGTGATCGTGCGGGCGGTCTCGGGGGTCGTCGTGGAGTTCTGCAGGGCCGTGCCTGTCCTGATGCTGATGATTTTCTTCTGGCGCTGGTTCGCATTCTCCGGCGTCAGCGAGGCCTCCTACTGGGCCGTGGTGCTCGCCTTGATTCTCTACAACGGTTCAGTCGTGGCCGAGCTGGTCCGCTCCGGCGTGGGCAACCTGCCCGGCGGCCAGAGGGAAGCCTGCTTGGCTTTGGGGCTGACGCAGACCCAGTCGCTGATGCAGGTGGAGGTGCCTCAGGCCGTCTACGCCATGCTGCCAGCAGCGGTCACCCAGCTGGTCGTCGTGTTGAAGGACACGGCACTGGGCTCGATCATCATGTACACCGACCTCCTTCAGGAGTCCCGGCGTCTGGGTTCGATGCACTTCAACATCCTCCAAACCCTGGTCGTGGCAGCTGTCATCTACTTTGTGGCATGCTCCTTCCTGTCCAAGTTGGCGCGAATCCTGCCAGAGCGCATGCAGAAGCGCACCGCTGCCCCTGCAGCGCCGGTTGATGTCGAACCGGTTCCGCCCCTGGCCATTATGGACGCCTCGAACGTCAACCAGATCGCGGTCGCCAAAGAGGTGGATCAGGACCGCTTCGGCGGCGCGCCTCTCCAGCACCATGTGCATCATCGCGGAACAAACGCCTCCATCCGTCACTGGCGGGAGACGCGGTACATGCAAGGCTATGATGACACCCACCTGGAGTCACAGGCGGAGGCTAAGGCCCACGGAATCACCGATTTCCTACGCAGCAAGCTGTCGCGTCAGGAGGGCGCAGGCCAACGCGATTCAAGCCAGCATGGTGAGAACCACGACGACGAGGGTCCATCCGGTCAGGATGACGGCGGAAAGCGTTAA
- the aspS gene encoding aspartate--tRNA ligase — MSQSAYRTHYATEVTEKEIGHAVTVAGWVDRRRDHGGVAFIDLRDRTGLVQIVIYDEEQARPLRSEYVIEVTGEVRARPEGNDNEHLATGHIEIVAQSITVLAKSDALPFQVSTALENEAENKLPGEDIRLKYRYLDLRRPSMQRTIRLRSKMSAAARAALDKMDFCEIETPTLIKSTPEGARDFLVPARLVPGSWYALPQSPQLLKQLLMVGGFERYYQIARCYRDEDFRADRQPEFTQLDIEMSFASQDDVMAMAEQVIAAIWKAAGYEVKLPIGRISWQDAMDKYGSDKPDLRFGNQIVEMTDYFKDTPFRVFQAPYVGAVVFEGGASLPRRQFDAWQDWARQRGAKGLAYVQFSGGGELKGPVAKNLSAAEREGLQAAVGAKDGDAVFFAAGPRASSQLLLGAVRVEIARRQGLLKPDEFALTWVVDFPLFKPTDDPDDDDVAVGHSKWTSMHHPFTMPSADWIDRFDLDPEHAMSDSYDIVCNGEEIGGGSVRIHRTDIQDRVLKVLGIGAQEAQEKFGFLLEAFKYGAPPHAGIAFGWDRVAQILAGVGSIRDVIAFPKSGGGQDPMTGAPAPIPPEQRAETGVDYDPEAEQ; from the coding sequence ATGAGCCAGTCGGCTTACAGAACCCACTACGCCACTGAAGTCACCGAGAAGGAGATCGGGCATGCAGTCACGGTCGCTGGATGGGTGGATCGGCGCCGGGATCACGGCGGAGTGGCCTTCATAGACCTGCGCGATCGGACAGGCCTGGTCCAAATCGTCATCTACGACGAGGAGCAGGCGCGGCCCTTGCGTTCCGAGTATGTGATTGAGGTGACCGGCGAAGTCCGCGCCCGCCCGGAAGGCAACGACAACGAGCACCTGGCCACTGGGCACATCGAGATCGTCGCGCAGTCCATCACCGTCCTGGCCAAGTCCGACGCCTTGCCCTTCCAGGTGTCCACAGCCCTGGAGAACGAAGCGGAGAATAAGCTTCCCGGTGAGGACATCCGGCTGAAGTACCGCTACCTGGACCTGCGTCGCCCCTCCATGCAAAGGACCATCCGCCTGCGCTCGAAAATGAGCGCCGCGGCACGGGCGGCCCTGGACAAGATGGATTTCTGCGAGATCGAGACGCCCACTTTGATCAAGTCCACGCCTGAGGGGGCGCGCGACTTCTTGGTCCCGGCCCGCCTGGTGCCTGGGTCCTGGTACGCCCTGCCCCAGTCTCCACAGCTGTTGAAGCAGCTGCTGATGGTTGGCGGTTTTGAGCGCTACTACCAGATCGCCCGCTGCTACCGTGACGAGGATTTCCGAGCCGACCGCCAGCCGGAGTTCACCCAGTTGGACATCGAGATGTCCTTCGCCTCCCAGGATGACGTGATGGCCATGGCCGAGCAGGTCATTGCCGCGATTTGGAAGGCCGCGGGCTACGAGGTCAAGTTGCCGATTGGGCGCATCTCCTGGCAAGACGCTATGGATAAGTACGGCTCGGACAAGCCCGACCTGCGCTTCGGTAACCAGATCGTCGAGATGACCGACTACTTCAAGGACACACCGTTCCGTGTCTTCCAGGCTCCCTATGTAGGAGCTGTCGTCTTTGAGGGCGGGGCCAGCCTGCCCCGTCGGCAGTTCGACGCCTGGCAGGATTGGGCCCGCCAGCGTGGGGCCAAGGGTCTGGCCTACGTGCAGTTCTCCGGCGGTGGAGAGCTCAAGGGCCCAGTGGCCAAGAACCTTTCAGCCGCCGAGCGCGAAGGGTTGCAAGCGGCGGTGGGCGCCAAGGACGGGGACGCGGTCTTCTTCGCCGCTGGCCCGCGCGCCTCCTCCCAGCTGCTCTTGGGCGCGGTGCGTGTGGAGATCGCCCGCAGGCAAGGACTCCTCAAGCCTGACGAGTTCGCCCTGACCTGGGTGGTGGACTTCCCCCTGTTCAAGCCCACCGACGACCCGGATGACGATGATGTGGCTGTGGGCCACTCGAAGTGGACCTCCATGCACCACCCGTTCACTATGCCCTCAGCTGACTGGATCGACCGTTTCGACCTGGACCCTGAGCATGCGATGAGCGATTCCTACGACATCGTGTGCAACGGCGAGGAGATCGGTGGCGGTTCGGTGCGTATCCATCGCACCGACATCCAGGACCGGGTCTTGAAGGTCCTGGGAATCGGTGCACAAGAGGCGCAGGAGAAGTTCGGCTTCCTGCTTGAGGCCTTCAAGTACGGTGCGCCGCCCCACGCCGGTATCGCCTTCGGATGGGACCGCGTGGCGCAAATCCTGGCTGGGGTCGGCTCGATTCGCGACGTCATCGCCTTCCCCAAATCCGGTGGCGGCCAGGATCCCATGACCGGAGCCCCAGCTCCGATTCCGCCTGAGCAGCGGGCTGAGACCGGTGTGGACTACGACCCGGAGGCCGAGCAGTAG
- a CDS encoding ROK family transcriptional regulator translates to MSVRTSTGHNAASGRHRLASLPSDIRRSNRRAVLRALYPNRWRSRADLAKITGLSKVSVSDVVATLIDDGLLVEGGYKPSSKPGKPALLVGIQVQGMNVIGLDLAQAGTLKGILTDLEGHVLARASIPAPDAKPMPLNPIMDLCKRLQDQSKAPILGLGIASPGTVDTAGRVLAAPNLGWADLSLAQALREGLGLEVCLANDADSAVFGERCFGGGPANMILVQIARGVGAGVLIDDRIVHGSHYVAGEIGHVVIDENGIPCACGKRGCLETTTSVPSLTARIAQAPERREEIITLAGQALGSALSMPVALTNIDDIVVAGPASIATATMLETVQNTINDRVRSRFIEAVRVRPSALGSDAAALGGVAGVLRERLGVF, encoded by the coding sequence CCGTCCTGCGCGCCCTCTACCCGAACCGATGGCGCTCCCGTGCTGACCTGGCAAAAATCACTGGCCTATCCAAGGTGTCGGTTTCGGATGTGGTGGCCACCCTGATTGATGATGGCCTGCTGGTCGAGGGCGGCTACAAGCCCTCCTCAAAGCCCGGTAAGCCCGCCCTACTGGTCGGCATCCAAGTCCAGGGCATGAACGTCATTGGACTTGACCTGGCCCAGGCGGGCACCCTCAAGGGCATTCTGACCGACCTGGAAGGCCACGTGCTGGCCCGCGCCAGCATACCGGCGCCTGATGCCAAGCCCATGCCCTTGAACCCAATCATGGACTTGTGCAAGCGTTTGCAAGACCAGTCCAAAGCTCCCATCCTCGGCCTCGGCATAGCAAGCCCTGGCACAGTCGACACGGCAGGCAGGGTCTTGGCCGCCCCCAACCTCGGCTGGGCCGACCTGAGCCTGGCCCAGGCTCTGCGCGAGGGGCTCGGCCTGGAGGTCTGCCTGGCCAATGACGCGGACAGCGCGGTCTTCGGCGAACGTTGTTTCGGAGGTGGCCCGGCGAACATGATCCTGGTCCAAATCGCCCGCGGCGTGGGGGCAGGCGTCTTAATCGACGACCGAATCGTGCACGGGTCGCACTATGTAGCCGGCGAGATCGGGCACGTCGTTATCGACGAGAACGGCATACCCTGCGCCTGCGGCAAACGCGGCTGTCTGGAGACCACGACCTCGGTGCCATCACTGACCGCCAGGATAGCCCAAGCGCCCGAACGGCGCGAAGAGATCATAACCCTGGCTGGTCAAGCCCTGGGTTCCGCCCTGTCAATGCCGGTAGCGTTGACCAATATCGACGACATCGTCGTGGCCGGTCCCGCGTCCATCGCGACCGCGACGATGCTGGAAACGGTCCAGAACACCATCAACGACCGGGTGCGTTCACGATTCATCGAAGCGGTGCGCGTCCGCCCTTCAGCCTTGGGTTCGGATGCCGCCGCCTTGGGCGGCGTGGCCGGCGTGCTCCGCGAGCGCCTAGGCGTCTTTTAG
- a CDS encoding beta-N-acetylhexosaminidase translates to MTPHNPAPPTACAPDAGLALIPRPRSLTATGGEFLLPFQGRVCYQGPMDAQSCQTGALLAEQLTDEIEAACSYSWDHAQGCLWSADLTLGLDPSLSKQAYRLTIGGHPAGEGASSAPISLLGGDLDGLRYAVQTLRQILRQTGALLPCLTIEDSPVFPVRSYSLDVTRGRVPTMNCLKGWVDALALCKYNQLQLYVEHAFAFDGMSESWRGCSPLLPQDIIDLDAYCRLQGIELVPSLSTFGHHYVNLRTRTLRRLGEFPEDADRPFSFIERQEHHTLNVAEPDSFAFSTAIIDAYAQLFTSRQFNIGGDETFDLGRGRSKPLADQVGVDKLYADYLTRLCDHLSSQGREPMFWGDIAVSMPAILPRLPKSCLLLNWLYSPRVDDSKVKLVADMGLPQYVCSAVQAWNGLLPRVSDAWSNISRLSAYGQRYGAVGSMVTDWGDYGHINDPVMSLPGMAYSAQCSWDTQGQDQRSCDRAITSLFFADRSGASMAALEHASTCQAFSWSDLVTYLELDDGKGGINQDVSRVVGLIKGQQAWQGADQTGLAGARRRYLEISADSLTAVPQTNDRLSQAARDLASSLKSPAGQPLQLAIEGQRLFNLLGWQLARREGLLADASGAGESEARALAGGLETWFEAYRSRWRKVSREAELRKVATVVWAFADMLRQG, encoded by the coding sequence ATGACACCTCACAATCCAGCACCGCCGACAGCCTGCGCACCGGACGCGGGTTTGGCCCTGATTCCCCGCCCGCGATCGCTGACGGCCACCGGTGGGGAGTTCCTCCTCCCCTTCCAGGGGCGGGTGTGCTACCAAGGGCCTATGGACGCTCAGTCCTGCCAGACAGGGGCCTTGCTCGCCGAGCAACTGACCGACGAAATCGAAGCGGCTTGCAGCTACTCCTGGGATCATGCCCAAGGCTGCCTATGGTCAGCGGACCTGACCCTGGGCTTGGACCCTTCACTGAGCAAGCAGGCCTACCGGTTGACAATCGGCGGGCACCCAGCTGGTGAAGGAGCATCGTCGGCGCCCATCAGCCTTCTGGGCGGCGACCTGGACGGGCTGCGCTATGCGGTCCAAACCTTACGCCAGATACTGCGGCAGACCGGCGCTCTCCTGCCCTGCCTGACGATTGAGGACTCACCAGTCTTCCCGGTGCGTTCCTACAGCCTGGACGTCACCCGTGGCCGTGTCCCCACCATGAACTGCCTCAAAGGGTGGGTCGATGCGCTGGCGCTATGCAAGTACAACCAGCTCCAACTCTACGTGGAGCACGCGTTCGCCTTCGATGGGATGAGCGAATCCTGGCGAGGCTGCTCCCCCCTGCTCCCGCAGGACATCATCGACCTGGATGCTTACTGCCGTTTGCAGGGAATTGAGCTGGTCCCCTCGTTATCCACCTTCGGCCATCACTACGTCAACCTGCGCACCCGCACACTGCGCCGCTTGGGCGAATTCCCCGAAGACGCGGACCGGCCCTTCTCCTTCATCGAACGCCAGGAGCACCATACGCTTAACGTGGCGGAACCTGATTCCTTCGCATTCTCCACCGCCATCATCGACGCCTACGCCCAGCTCTTCACCAGCCGCCAATTCAACATCGGCGGCGATGAGACTTTCGACCTGGGCCGAGGCCGTTCAAAGCCCTTGGCTGACCAGGTGGGCGTCGATAAGCTTTACGCTGACTACCTGACCCGCCTGTGCGACCACTTGAGTTCCCAGGGCCGAGAGCCCATGTTCTGGGGCGACATCGCGGTCTCGATGCCCGCGATCCTGCCTCGTCTGCCCAAGAGCTGCCTCCTGCTCAACTGGCTCTACAGTCCAAGGGTGGATGACAGCAAGGTCAAGCTGGTGGCCGATATGGGTTTGCCTCAGTACGTGTGCTCCGCGGTGCAAGCGTGGAACGGTTTGCTGCCGCGTGTGTCCGACGCCTGGTCCAATATCTCCCGCCTGTCCGCTTACGGCCAGCGATACGGCGCCGTAGGCTCGATGGTGACCGATTGGGGTGACTACGGTCATATCAACGATCCAGTCATGTCCCTGCCTGGCATGGCCTACAGCGCCCAGTGCTCCTGGGACACCCAGGGCCAGGACCAGCGCTCGTGCGACCGTGCCATCACCAGCTTGTTCTTTGCAGACCGGTCCGGAGCGAGCATGGCGGCCCTGGAGCATGCCAGCACCTGCCAAGCCTTCTCCTGGAGCGATTTGGTCACTTACTTGGAGTTGGACGACGGCAAGGGTGGCATCAACCAGGATGTGAGCCGGGTTGTGGGCCTGATCAAGGGACAGCAGGCCTGGCAAGGGGCCGATCAGACCGGTTTAGCCGGCGCCCGCCGCCGCTACTTGGAGATTTCGGCCGACTCCCTTACCGCCGTGCCGCAGACCAATGACCGTTTGAGTCAGGCGGCGCGCGATCTGGCCTCTTCCTTGAAGAGCCCTGCGGGCCAGCCTCTCCAGCTGGCGATTGAGGGGCAGCGTCTCTTCAATCTGCTGGGCTGGCAGCTGGCCCGGCGTGAGGGTCTGCTGGCGGATGCGAGCGGAGCTGGTGAGAGCGAGGCGCGGGCTCTGGCGGGAGGCCTGGAGACATGGTTCGAGGCCTATCGGTCCCGCTGGCGGAAAGTGAGCCGCGAGGCCGAGCTGAGAAAGGTGGCGACCGTGGTCTGGGCCTTCGCTGACATGCTCCGTCAAGGTTGA